Sequence from the Desulfovibrio sp. UIB00 genome:
TTGTTGTGTCTGTTGCTGTTAAAATTGGTAATCGATTTTACAGGGTTGTAGTTGTCAAATTGGAATTTGCCAATGCGGTACTTTTTAGTATCAAGATATCTTGCTGATATTTTTATTTTTTATTTTTTAAGAAGTATTGAAAAAAATCACAAGGGGGCATAATGCGAGCAGAGATGTAGCCGATAGGCTATATCGAAGTTGGCGTGACGCTTTTTGATCTCCATCGTGTGTATTTAAACTTTAGCGCCGAGTAGAATGCAATGAAGCTTGTAACAAAAATTTCTTGCGGGATGGGGATGCTGGGTGTTTTGATGGCTTTATTAGCCGGATATATGCTTTGGCAAATGTCGGAACTCAACAACATCACCTCTGTATTGGCGCATCGCAATGTGCCAGTGTCGGAGCTTGCTGGCGAAATCAATACTGACACTGCAGAATACAGAATAATGGAATTCCGTTACCTCATTGAAAATGACGCGCAAAAGGCTTCTGCGATCAAAGCAAAACTTGATGAAGTGCGAAAAACGTTTGATCGGGAAATTCAAGAAATTGGTGACCTCTGTATTTCTGGCAACGCCAAGCAGTGTGTGCTGGATATTGAGCGCGGCCTGAAAAAATATTTGGATACTTCCAAAGAAGTGTTGCTCCTGCGGCAAAACGGCAAGGTAGATGAGGCCCTGGCCCTGCTTACGGGCAAGTCGCATGCTGATTACGAAGCTATGACCGATTCCATTGAACTCCTGGTGAAGGTTTCGCACGACAACGCCCACGCGCGTGGCCTTAAAGGGGACAGCCTGTACGCCACAAGCAACGCCATGGGCATCGGCCTGACCCTTTTTGCCATTGTGCTTGCTGCTGCATCGGCCGCTCTAATTGCGCGCGAAACAAACCGACAGCTTGGCAGAGACCCTGGGGAATTGCTGGTGGTCGCTCAGCGTGTGGTGGACGGGGATTTTAATATTGACGATGGCCATGCCAGAATTGGCGTGTATGGCTCAATCATCGCCATGGTGGAGGCCTTGAAAGGCCATATCGAAAAGGCCAGGAGCGAATCAGAAAACGCCAGAGAACAATCGCGTCAGGCGCACGAAGCTATGGATAGCGCCAATGCGGCCAAGGATGAGGCGCAGCATAAAACGGAAGCAATGGTGCGTGCCGCAGGCAAGCTTGAAAAGGTCGTGCAGATTGTCAGCTCGGCTTCCACGCAGCTTTCTGCCCAGATCGAACAGGCAGGCAAGGGGGCCGGGCATGCTGCGCAAAGACTTGCGGAAGCTGCCACTGCCATGAACCAGATGAACGCCACCGTGCAGGAGGTGGCCCGCAATGCCGGCCAGGCATCTGTGGCATCCACCGATACAAAGGACAAAGCCGAAGCCGGGGCCGACATTGTGCAAAAATCGCTTGTCAGTATCGGCCAGGTGCAGACAGTTTCGCAGGAACTCAAGCAGGATATGCTGCAACTGAACACGCACGCCCAGGCCATCAGCCAGATTATGGGCGTCATTTCAGATATTGCGGACCAGACAAACCTTCTGGCGCTCAATGCCGCCATTGAAGCCGCCCGCGCGGGTGATGCCGGGCGGGGATTTGCCGTGGTCGCCGACGAGGTGCGCAAACTGGCAGAAAAAACCATGGCCTCGACCCATGATGTGGGCAATGCCATAAATGCCATACAGGAGAGCACTTCAAAGAGCATGGCCTCCACGGATAATGCTCTTGAGCAGGTTAACCAGGCAACGGGATACGCCAGCCAGTCCGGGCAGGCTCTCAATGAAATACTGGAAACTGTTTTGGGCATGGCAGATCAGGTCAATGCCATTGCCACTGCCAGCGAGGAGCAGTCTGCCGCCAGTGACGAAATCAATCTGTCGATCGAGCACGTGAACGAAATGGCCAAGCAGACCGCCACCGCCATGGCCGAGGCCGCAAGCGCAGTGGCAGAACTGGCGCGTCAGTCGCAGGATCTCGGGCTGCTGATTAATGAAATGCGTCAGGAATAGGCAAAATTACTACTTTATTCATAAATATAAGCATAAAGGCGGTCTGTTGCATTAGCGCGACAGGCCGCCTTTATGCTTTGAACTACGGTGCATAATTACAACACATATCGCTTTTTAAGATGTAATAATACGACAATTGCCATTGTGTTGCTGTGATTTATAATTGTAATTAGCATGGTGTACATGTATTGATTGTATTTTTTTTTGAGGTTTGGTATAGATTCTCCCAATATCCTATGGCATGTAATGCTTATATTCTCAGGAGTGCATATGGCAAGATTTCTAACGGTGCTCGGCGCCCTGTGCGCCGCGCTTCTTGTGCCCGGTGTCGTTCTCGCAGGGGAGGGACATCCCAATATCCCTGGTGCGCAGCTCTCAGTCCTTTGGGCAATCCCCTTTGTGTGCATGTTGCTTTCGATTGCCATAATGCCTTTGGCATTGCCCCATTTTTGGGAAAAACACTTTGGTAAAATCGCGGCCTTCTGGGGGCTGGCCTTTCTGACGCCCTGTCTTCTGGTTTATGGGTTCAATGTGGCCCTCTACGAGTTTTTGCACATTATCCTTCTGGATTATGTTCCTTTTCTGGTGCTGCTGTTCACGCTCTTTACCATCGCAGGCGGTGTGCGGCTTACCGGTTCGCTGGTTGGGACACCCGCGATCAATACCGGGCTGCTGGCAGTGGGCACTGTGCTGGCCAGCTGGATGGGAACAACCGGCGCGGCCATGCTGCTTATCCGCCCCTTGCTTCGGGCAAACGCGCACCGTAAATACCGTGTTCATTCTGTTGTCTTTTTTATTTTTCTTGTGGCCAATATTGGCGGCTCGCTTACGCCTCTGGGCGATCCGCCGCTGTTTCTGGGTTTTCTGAAGGGTGTGGATTTCTTCTGGACCACAACCAACCTGCTTATGAAAACAAGCCTCATTGCCACAATTTTGCTGGGTATATTTTTTGTCCTTGATACCGTGCTGTTCAAGAAAGAAGGCAGCCCCAAGCCTGAAGCGCAAGCTGGCGCGGCAGAAGAAAAGCTCGGCCTTGACGGCAAGATCAACCTGCTGTTTCTTCTGGGCGTTGTTGTGGCCGTGTTGCTTTCCGGCCTCCACCCTCTGGGCGAACTGGTTTCGGTCTTCGGCGTGTCGGTTGAAGGACAGAACCTGCTGCGCGATGTGATGCTGCTGTGCCTGGCCGGGCTTTCGCTCAAGTTTACGAGCCGGCGCTGCCGGGAACTCAACGGCTTTTCCTGGGCCCCCATTGAAGAAGTTGCCAAGCTGTTCTTTGGCATTTTTATCAGCATGGTTCCCGCCATTGCCATTTTGCGCGCAGGAGCTGATGGTGCGCTTGCTCCCCTGATTCACCTTGTTTCGCACGATGGGCAGCCGGTTAATTCCATGTATTTCTGGCTTACGGGCATTCTCTCCAGTTTTCTGGATAATGCGCCGACCTATCTTGTGTTTTTCAACACTGCAGGCGGCGATGCGCAGCACCTTATGCACGATATGCCCGCCACCCTGGCCGCCATATCTGCGGGTGCCGTTTTTATGGGCGCCAACAGCTACATTGGCAACGCGCCCAACTTCATGGTGCGCTCCATTGCGGAAAGCGACGGCGTGCCTATGCCCAGCTTCTTTGGCTACATGGCATGGTCGGTAGGCATTCTGGTACCCCTGTTTGGACTGTTGACCTGGCTGTTCTTTATCTAGCCGATGCAACACCCGCGAGGCGGGATTTGTCATCAGTATAAAGCAAGCCCCTCTACCTTAAGGTCGAGGGGCTTGCTTGCTGTCTGCCAAAATACAATGTTCCCGCGCCAGCTCATACAGCGCCCAAGGGCATGCTTCCCTCAAGGTAGCGCCTGCAAAGGCGCACCGTGTGTTCAAGCCAGTGTGCGCCGAGGTTGCGGGCGATCTCGGTATTGGCGTGGGTGGCCATCCATGCTGTCATCTGGATACGCCGCTGCATGATCATATGCGGGATCATGGCTTCATCCTGAGCATCCAGATGACTGACCAGCTCATATCCCTGAAGCCAGTTTTCCAGCCAGAGGGGGGCCAGCGGGCAGTGTTCCTCAAAGCTCATGGCCGTAGCAATGTCGTGAACAAACCAGCCCATGCCGCAATCGTCAAAATCAATGACGCGCGTACCGGCCTTGTGCAGCAGCAGATTGGTCAAGCGCAGGTCAGCGTGAATCAGGCCATAACGCCGGGCGGTCTGGCCGTAGGCGCGCAGTTTTCCCCCAATACAGTTCACGGCCGCCTCCAGAAGCAGGGCGTCCTCGCGTGGCAGGCCGGGGCTTGCCCGCCAGTCCCCCCAATGGGCGCACGGGCCAACCATACTTTCGTGGTTCCAGACGATGCGCTGGAAGCCTGCCGGTTTTTGCCATTGCCGGCTATGCTGGTGGAGGCGCCCCGCCACTTCGCCAAGCTGCCGAAAGGCGCGTGGGTCTAGCTGCACTGTTGGCATTTCGCCGTCAATCCACTGAAAAAGAACGATATTTCTGTGTGATCCGTCTGGAAGGCGCATAGTCAGCACCCTTTCGCCCTTGATGGTCGGCAAGGCTTTTGGCGTGACCATGCCAGTATCTTGCTGCAAGGCATCCAGCCACATCAGCTCGCCCATTATATTGATGTGCGAGTGATAATTTTCGCGGTGCACACGCAGGGCGTAACGGCTGTTGCTGGTCTGGACAAGAAATGTGGCGTTTTCTGAACGGCAGAGCAGGTGCAGGCTTCCCTGCATTTCCGGGGGGTACTGCTGCAATGCCTGCCGTGCCAGTTGCGTCACGGCCTGATCGCTGAGCGAGTCATTTTGCTGGAGTGACATATTCCCCCCTGCGTTGGATGTCGTGCCAGTCGGTTCCATCTGCTGTCAGGGGGGAGCAGTGCGATCATAACCGGCATCGCCTTTCATGCCCCGCAAGCAGTTGCTTCAAAACAGTTTTGCGGCGTGCGGCGGATGGTAAAAACAGATGTTCAGGCCAGAATGACTTTGGGCAAAATTTCTTTCAGCTCCTTCAGACATGGCAAATCCGAAGCTGCGGCATCGGTAATGAGCATGGAAATTTCGCGAGGTGAGGCGTAGTTTATCCGGCTGATAACGCCAAGCTTTGTGTGATCAGCGAGTATGCACAGCCTGCTGGCGCGTTGCGCCATGCAGCGTGCCACGGCGGCTTCTTCCGGCAAAAAGCTGCTTGCCCCGTGGTGTGCATCCAGCCCCACGGGCGAAAGAATTGCCATATCTACTCGCCAGCGCTGAATTTCTTCAATCACACCCTCGCCGCAGGTCTGCTCCCGTCCGGCAAGGATGCGGCCTCCCACCAGCACCACTGTGCTGTCGTTTTTTTTATCTTCGTCCCTTTCACTCAAAATGATGGCGGCGCGCAGGCTGTTGGTCACGATGGTGAGCCCAGGCATGGTGCAGAGTTCCTCTGCCAGAGCCGTTGTTGTGGTACCTGCGTCCATAAACACTGTTTGCCCCTGTTGCAGTTGCAGCACCGTGGCGCGGGCAATGGCGCGCTTTTCCCGTTCCAGCCGGGTTCTGCGCTCTTTGAGTGAGGGTTCGGAAGTAGAGGAATCCAGCGCCACAAGGCCGCCATGTACACGCCTTGCCGCGCCCTGGTTTTCCAGCTCGATAATATCCCGGCGGGCTGTTTCCCGGGAAATTCCCAGCTCATTGATAAGCCGCTCTGTGCTGATATGACCGTTGGCGGCTATGAGGGCAAGTATGCGGTGCAGGCGGGTTTCGCGCAGCATGTGTTTCAACCTTGTTAGATATACGCTGACATTCTGGTTAGCATATAGCTTTTTGCTGCGCCTGCAATATGCATTTTTGTGTGTTTGTGTATTTTGCTGTTGCAGTGGCTGAGCGCGGTAAATTTGTTGGGTTTGGGCATTCTGGACGGCCCGTGTCTAAAGGATGCCAGACCTGGGATGCCCGGCAAAGCCCCGTCAGGTCGCGCGGCTTGTCTCCTCAATATTTTCAGGGGCCAGAGCCTCCTTAGTATGGGTAATGCAGCCCCCTTTGGCAAGTTGCCCCATACACGTCAGGCAATGCGCTTTTTCAAAATTGTATTGGCAATAAAGCCGCATGTCTCTGTTTTTTATCTGGATGCCCTAGTGTTTAATTGTATTAATGTGTTTTTGTGTAAAAAGTTGACTAACAAAAATGTGCTAATCATTACAAAATTGTTTCAGAAAATGAGCCGCTCTCCTTTGCTTTGAATATAAAAATATACTGAATGAAAATACAAAAATTTTATATTTTAGCATGTTATAAAAAATAACTTTGCCCATCCATCCTCTGGCTCGCTATTTGCTTAATGGCATTTCATGAGTGCAAGGCTAGGGCAGTAGCCTGAGTTAAGTGCATTTTTGAGGCGTAGGCGCTTGCGGTGAATAAACAGTTTTTGTTTTGAGGAGGTAAGTATGGAGAGGCGTGAATTTTTGAAGACAGCGGGTATGGGCGCCACGGCGGCGGTTGCCGCCACAACTGGCATCATGGGGGCCACTGAGGCAAGGGCCGCCAAGGCTCCCATCAAGTGGCGCATGCAGACCTACGCGGGTGCGGCGCTTGCCGAGTTTGTCATCAAGCCGCAGATCGACGCCTTCAACAAGGCCGCCAATGGCGAAATGGTCATCGAACTTTACACCTCCGACCAGCTGGTTCCCACCAGTGAGCTTTTCCGCGCTGTGCAGAACGGCACCATTGACGCCGTGCAGTGCGACGAAGACTCCATGTCTTCCCCTGCCGATGTGGCCATCTTTGGCGCGTATTTTCCCTTTGCCACCCGCTATTCGCTCGATGTGCCCGCTCTTTTTGAACACTGGGGCCTGAACGACATCTGGAAAGAAGCCTACGGCGAGATCAAGGGCGTTGAATGGCTTGGCGCAGGCTCCTGGGATCCCTGCAACTTTGCCACCACCAAGCCTATCCGCAGCCTTGCCGACCTGAAAGGCAAGCGCGTGTTCTCCTTCCCCACGGGCGGCAAGTTCATGAGCCAGTTTGGCGTGGTGCCTGTTACCCTGCCCTGGGAAGACATTCAGGTGGCCCTGCAAACCGGCGAGCTGGACGGCGTGTGCTGGTCGGGCATTACAGAAGACTACACCTCCGGCTGGGCAGAGCAGTGCAAGTATTACCTCACCAACAACATCTGCGGCGCGTGGATCGGTTCGTACTTTGCCAACAGCAAAAAGTGGGCTGAAGTGCCGGAACACCTCAAAACTCTGTTTAAGCTCACCTGCGACAGCTCCAACTATTTTCGCCAGCACTGGTACTGGTGGGGCGAAGCTCACTACCGCGCCACCGGCGGCAAGATGGAACTGACCTCCATTCCCGATGCTGAATGGGGCACTGTTGAAGAGGCCGCCCACAAGTTCTGGGACGAAACAGCCAAGAAAAGCCCGCGCTGCGCCAAGGTTGTGGATATCCTCAAAAAGTACAATGCCGAAATGGCTGTTGCGGGCCGCCCGTACCGTTATTGATTGCAAACCCTCTGGAGGCAGAACCTTCCGTCTGCCCGATGTGCCGTCGTCCGAATCCTTCGGCGGCGGCGCATCAAAGCCTGCCCCCAGTTAAACCAAGCGGCAGGAAATTTGCGGAATAAAGGTTTGGGAGGAGAGCGTCATGCCAAACTGGATCAAGCTGTTTGTCAGGTATGTGGATGCGGTTAACCGCCTGGTGGGGCGGGGGGTTCTTTATCTTGTGTTCGTCATGATGGGCATTTTGCTCTACTCGGCCATATCCCGTTACTGTTTTGATGCTCCGGTGATCTGGGGCGTGGAAATGGCCCAGTTCACCATGGTGGCCTACTACATCCTTGGTGGCGGTTTTGCCCTGCTTACCAATTCGCACGTGCGTATGGATGTGTTCTATGGCCGCTGGAAGTGGAGAAAACAGGCAAAGATGGACGTGCTCACGTCTGTTTTTCTGGTCGCATACCTTGCCCTCCTGTTCTACGGCTGTGTTTCAAGCACATGGTATTCCATAGAGTTTGACCAGCACAACAATTCTGCATGGGCTCCTGCTCTGGCCCCCATCAAGATCATCATGGGCATTGGCATTTTTCTTACGCTGTTGCAGGCCTTTTCAGAATTTTTCAAGGCGCTGGCGCGCTCACGCGGCCTGCTGCTTGGCGAGGAAGTGCCCGAGCGTCTTATTGTAGAAAGCGGTTATGTGGAACCAGAAGCGGAGCCTCAGCTTGTTGGTGTTGTGGCTGATCCGGTTGCTTCGCCGCAGGTTCTTGCTCCGGCGCAAGCGCTTGGCGGCTCGCGGTAACGCCCCAATTTTCATTTTCCAGCTCCGGCGTATGCGAGCGCCGTAAAGGACGCGAGGACATGTTCGATCTTACGTTCACTCTTTCTCACGAGGGCATTGCCCTGATGCTCTTCGCATCCATGGGAATGCTCATGCTCACCGGGCAGCGGGTGTTTGCGGCCATCGGCTTCACCGGGGCCATCGCGGCCCTCTTTCTGTGGGGTACCGGCGGTTCGCAGATGGCGTTCAACGCCAGCATCACGCTGATGAAGTGGTTCCCCATGATCACTCTGCCCCTGTTCATCTACATGGGCTACATGCTCTCGGAATCGGGCATCGCCAACGACCTTTACCGCATGTTCCACGTCTGGATGGGGCCTTTGCCCGGCGGCCTTGCCATCGGCACGGTCATTCTGATGGTGGCCATTTCCGCCATGAACGGCCTGAGCGTCGCGGGCATGGCCATCGGCGCAACCATCGCCATGCCGGAAATGCTCAAGCGCGGATATGACAAGCGCATGGTTTCGGGCGTTATTCAGGCAGGCAGCTCGCTGGGCATCATGATGCCACCAAGCGTTGTTATGGTGCTCTACGGCATGATCGCCCGTCAGCCTGTCAGCAGCCTCTGGATGGCCGGCATCGGCCCCGCCCTCATGTTTGCGGTGATACTCATTGGCTACATTGTCATCCGCTGCAAGCTCAATCCCGCAATGGGCCCTGCGCTGCCCAAGGAAGAACGCGAATCCATCACCTCGGCGGAAAAGTGGAAGAGCCTTTGGGCTGGTCTGCTGCCGCTTGCCATTATTTTTTCTGTGACCGGCGCGTTCATGACCGGCATCACCAGCCTGGTGGAAAGCTCCGCCGTGGGCGCTCTGGTGGCGACCATCGCAGCACTGGTCAAGGGGCGGCTCACGGCCAGGGTGATGCGCGTTGTCCTGGTGCAGACCCTCAGCGTGAGCTGTATGTTCATGTGGATTATCATGGCTGCCCTGTGTTTCAGCTCTGTTTTTGACGGCCTTGGCGCAGTGCATGCCATCAAGAAGCTCTTCATTGACGGCTGGAATCTCAGCCCCTGGGGCGTGCTTATCGTCATGCAGCTTTCGTATCTTTTCATGGGGATGTTCCTTGACGATACGGCCATGCTGATCATTGTGGCCCCGCTGTATATTCCGCTGGTCAAGGCGCTGGGTTTTGACCCCATCTGGTATGGCGTGCTCTACACCATCACCTGTCAGATCGCCTACATGACGCCGCCATTCGGGTACAACCTCTTTTTGATGAAGGCCATGGCTCCAAAGGGAGTCACGCTGAACGACATCTACGCCTCCATTGTGCCAATGGTCATAATAATGCTGGTGGGGCTGGTGCTGGTTATGCTCTTCCCTGATATCGCCATGTTCCTGCCCAGAACATTCCTGTAGCAGAGGCGGACAGCATGAATGCCCACAGCACCCTGCGCGAAATCCTGGCCAAGGCGTCGCCCCTCAGATCGGGCGACGTGCTGGCCGGGGTGGCCGCCGCCAACGACGAGGAACGCGTGCGCGCCCAGATGGTGCTGGCCGATGTGCCCCTCAAACGCTTCCTGAACGAGGAGGTGGTGCCTTATGAAAAGGACGAGATCACCCGCCTTATCCTTGACAGCCACGATGCTGCGGCCTTTGCGCCCATAAGTTCCTTTACCGTGGGGGAGTTCCGCGACTGGCTGCTGACCGATGCAGCCAATGCAGAAAGCCTTGCGGCGCTGACGGCGGGCATCACGCCGGAAATGGCCGCAGCCGCCAGCAAACTCATGCGGTTGCAGGATCTCATACTGGTGGCGTCCAAATGCAGCGTGGTAACGCGCTTTCGCAATAC
This genomic interval carries:
- a CDS encoding TRAP transporter large permease subunit, yielding MFDLTFTLSHEGIALMLFASMGMLMLTGQRVFAAIGFTGAIAALFLWGTGGSQMAFNASITLMKWFPMITLPLFIYMGYMLSESGIANDLYRMFHVWMGPLPGGLAIGTVILMVAISAMNGLSVAGMAIGATIAMPEMLKRGYDKRMVSGVIQAGSSLGIMMPPSVVMVLYGMIARQPVSSLWMAGIGPALMFAVILIGYIVIRCKLNPAMGPALPKEERESITSAEKWKSLWAGLLPLAIIFSVTGAFMTGITSLVESSAVGALVATIAALVKGRLTARVMRVVLVQTLSVSCMFMWIIMAALCFSSVFDGLGAVHAIKKLFIDGWNLSPWGVLIVMQLSYLFMGMFLDDTAMLIIVAPLYIPLVKALGFDPIWYGVLYTITCQIAYMTPPFGYNLFLMKAMAPKGVTLNDIYASIVPMVIIMLVGLVLVMLFPDIAMFLPRTFL
- a CDS encoding TRAP transporter substrate-binding protein, producing MERREFLKTAGMGATAAVAATTGIMGATEARAAKAPIKWRMQTYAGAALAEFVIKPQIDAFNKAANGEMVIELYTSDQLVPTSELFRAVQNGTIDAVQCDEDSMSSPADVAIFGAYFPFATRYSLDVPALFEHWGLNDIWKEAYGEIKGVEWLGAGSWDPCNFATTKPIRSLADLKGKRVFSFPTGGKFMSQFGVVPVTLPWEDIQVALQTGELDGVCWSGITEDYTSGWAEQCKYYLTNNICGAWIGSYFANSKKWAEVPEHLKTLFKLTCDSSNYFRQHWYWWGEAHYRATGGKMELTSIPDAEWGTVEEAAHKFWDETAKKSPRCAKVVDILKKYNAEMAVAGRPYRY
- a CDS encoding DeoR/GlpR family DNA-binding transcription regulator, which encodes MLRETRLHRILALIAANGHISTERLINELGISRETARRDIIELENQGAARRVHGGLVALDSSTSEPSLKERRTRLEREKRAIARATVLQLQQGQTVFMDAGTTTTALAEELCTMPGLTIVTNSLRAAIILSERDEDKKNDSTVVLVGGRILAGREQTCGEGVIEEIQRWRVDMAILSPVGLDAHHGASSFLPEEAAVARCMAQRASRLCILADHTKLGVISRINYASPREISMLITDAAASDLPCLKELKEILPKVILA
- a CDS encoding phosphotransferase; the encoded protein is MSLQQNDSLSDQAVTQLARQALQQYPPEMQGSLHLLCRSENATFLVQTSNSRYALRVHRENYHSHINIMGELMWLDALQQDTGMVTPKALPTIKGERVLTMRLPDGSHRNIVLFQWIDGEMPTVQLDPRAFRQLGEVAGRLHQHSRQWQKPAGFQRIVWNHESMVGPCAHWGDWRASPGLPREDALLLEAAVNCIGGKLRAYGQTARRYGLIHADLRLTNLLLHKAGTRVIDFDDCGMGWFVHDIATAMSFEEHCPLAPLWLENWLQGYELVSHLDAQDEAMIPHMIMQRRIQMTAWMATHANTEIARNLGAHWLEHTVRLCRRYLEGSMPLGAV
- a CDS encoding TRAP transporter small permease subunit; the protein is MPNWIKLFVRYVDAVNRLVGRGVLYLVFVMMGILLYSAISRYCFDAPVIWGVEMAQFTMVAYYILGGGFALLTNSHVRMDVFYGRWKWRKQAKMDVLTSVFLVAYLALLFYGCVSSTWYSIEFDQHNNSAWAPALAPIKIIMGIGIFLTLLQAFSEFFKALARSRGLLLGEEVPERLIVESGYVEPEAEPQLVGVVADPVASPQVLAPAQALGGSR
- a CDS encoding methyl-accepting chemotaxis protein; protein product: MKLVTKISCGMGMLGVLMALLAGYMLWQMSELNNITSVLAHRNVPVSELAGEINTDTAEYRIMEFRYLIENDAQKASAIKAKLDEVRKTFDREIQEIGDLCISGNAKQCVLDIERGLKKYLDTSKEVLLLRQNGKVDEALALLTGKSHADYEAMTDSIELLVKVSHDNAHARGLKGDSLYATSNAMGIGLTLFAIVLAAASAALIARETNRQLGRDPGELLVVAQRVVDGDFNIDDGHARIGVYGSIIAMVEALKGHIEKARSESENAREQSRQAHEAMDSANAAKDEAQHKTEAMVRAAGKLEKVVQIVSSASTQLSAQIEQAGKGAGHAAQRLAEAATAMNQMNATVQEVARNAGQASVASTDTKDKAEAGADIVQKSLVSIGQVQTVSQELKQDMLQLNTHAQAISQIMGVISDIADQTNLLALNAAIEAARAGDAGRGFAVVADEVRKLAEKTMASTHDVGNAINAIQESTSKSMASTDNALEQVNQATGYASQSGQALNEILETVLGMADQVNAIATASEEQSAASDEINLSIEHVNEMAKQTATAMAEAASAVAELARQSQDLGLLINEMRQE
- a CDS encoding sodium:proton antiporter, translating into MARFLTVLGALCAALLVPGVVLAGEGHPNIPGAQLSVLWAIPFVCMLLSIAIMPLALPHFWEKHFGKIAAFWGLAFLTPCLLVYGFNVALYEFLHIILLDYVPFLVLLFTLFTIAGGVRLTGSLVGTPAINTGLLAVGTVLASWMGTTGAAMLLIRPLLRANAHRKYRVHSVVFFIFLVANIGGSLTPLGDPPLFLGFLKGVDFFWTTTNLLMKTSLIATILLGIFFVLDTVLFKKEGSPKPEAQAGAAEEKLGLDGKINLLFLLGVVVAVLLSGLHPLGELVSVFGVSVEGQNLLRDVMLLCLAGLSLKFTSRRCRELNGFSWAPIEEVAKLFFGIFISMVPAIAILRAGADGALAPLIHLVSHDGQPVNSMYFWLTGILSSFLDNAPTYLVFFNTAGGDAQHLMHDMPATLAAISAGAVFMGANSYIGNAPNFMVRSIAESDGVPMPSFFGYMAWSVGILVPLFGLLTWLFFI